From Rutidosis leptorrhynchoides isolate AG116_Rl617_1_P2 chromosome 3, CSIRO_AGI_Rlap_v1, whole genome shotgun sequence, a single genomic window includes:
- the LOC139901279 gene encoding uncharacterized protein, whose translation MNIATWNIRGLGNKDKGRRVGSLINKFQIQFIAIQETMVANVSPCVLREVWKGVEFNGVQVSLRGRSGGLVSCWREDFFKLKDNFQAQNWLATLVTFILFNIDVLIINVYAPQNENEKKEIWYHITKMILKWNGPTRVLGDSNSTLLPNERLREEVDYVNMVNFNDFILKANLIDQNIQNEMFTWDGPDGKMSRIDRILTNIEWLNLCPGAVVIA comes from the coding sequence ATGAACATAGCCACATGGAACATTAGGGGGCTTGGAAACAAAGATAAAGGGAGAAGAGTAGGAAGCTTAATAAACAAATTTCAAATTCAATTTATTGCCATTCAAGAGACGATGGTAGCAAACGTATCTCCCTGTGTTCTTAGAGAAGTATGGAAAGGTGTTGAATTTAATGGGGTGCAAGTGTCTTTGCGAGGACGTTCGGGTGGTTTAGTGTCATGTTGGAGGGAAGATTTCTTCAAATTAAAGGATAACTTTCAAGCACAAAATTGGTTAGCCACTTTGGTTACTTTTATTCTTTTTAACATTGATGTTTTAATTATTAATGTCTATGCTCCACAAAATGAAAATGAGAAAAAGGAAATTTGGTATCATATCACTAAGATGATACTTAAGTGGAATGGTCCAACTCGCGTACTTGGAGACTCTAACTCAACTCTTTTGCCAAATGAAAGATTGAGAGAAGAGGTGGATTATGTAAACATGGTTAACTTCAATGATTTTATTTTAAAGGCAAACCTCATTGATCAAAATATTCAAAATGAGATGTTTACATGGGATGGGCCCGATGGAAAAATGTCTAGAATTGATCGGATTTTGACTAATATTGAATGGTTAAATTTATGCCCGGGGGCGGTTGTGATTGCGTGA
- the LOC139897625 gene encoding peroxisome biogenesis protein 16-like, translated as MEAYKRWVRRNKEYVHSLESLANGLTWLLPERFSESEIVPEAVTSILGIVTAVNEHIIETTPAAPYQMHTRHPEASSFPYSLCLNLLKDLETLVEVVAQHLYGDDNKWNFIAVTEATKVLARLALLRNSGYKMLLHGGETVNDGKNPSDANQQLTRRPLSQQGRNGNFTPEGRALTAMSRFGENARILSNPMWFLGPEHHQRAMIELPETNIKKPTLLSFLSEKGVPGGLLLLGEVMFIARPLIYVLLIRKYGSRSWLPWFTSLTIDLIGMTSSTSLLIKDRQHRLSDPEKDELRRRKLLLAFYLMRDPCFSRYTRQKLVSTEKTLEHVPIVGFLAAKLIELLVGAQTRYTYMSGS; from the exons ATGGAAGCTTATAAGAGATGGGTTCGGAGGAACAAGGAGTATGTTCATTCTTTAGAGTCTCTTGCTAAT GGATTAACATGGCTTCTTCCAGAGAGATTCTCTGAATCAGAAATCGTACCAGAAGCAG TAACGTCTATATTGGGTATAGTGACAGCTGTCAACGAACATATAATCGAAACGACTCCAGCAGCTCCATACCAAATGCACACAAGACATCCGGAAGCTTCTTCGTTTCCGTACTCTTTGTGTTTGAATTTGTTGAAAGACTTGGAAACTTTGGTTGAAGTTGTGGCACAACATTTATACGGTGACGATAATAAATGGAATTTCATCGCTGTTACAGAAGCCACAAA GGTACTAGCTAGACTAGCTTTACTACGTAATAGTGGGTACAAGATGCTATTACATGGAGGGGAGACAGTAAACGATGGAAAAAATCCAAGCGATGCAAACCAACAACTCACGCGTAGACCTTTATCACAACAGGGACGAAACGGTAATTTCACTCCTGAAGGACGGGCTCTTACTGCAATGAGTAGGTTCGGCGAAAACGCTAGAATTCTTTCGAATCCAATGTGGTTTCTCGGGCCTGAACATCATCAACGTGCTATGATCGAGCTTCCAG AAACAAATATAAAGAAACCTACGCTATTGAGTTTCTTGTCCGAAAAAGGTGTTCCCGGGGGATTATTATTATTGGGCGAGGTAATGTTTATTGCAAGACCGTTGATTTATGTTTTGTTAATAAGAAAATATGGGTCCCGATCATGGCTTCCTTGGTTCACGTCTTTGACCATTGACCTCATTGGGATGACATCATCAACATCATTGTTGATCAAAGATCGGCAGCATCGTCTATCTGATCCCGAGAAGGATGAG TTAAGACGACGCAAATTGTTGTTGGCATTTTACCTCATGAGAGATCCATGTTTCAGCAGATACACACG GCAAAAATTGGTAAGTACCGAGAAAACGTTGGAGCATGTCCCCATTGTCGGGTTTCTTGCAG CAAAACTTATTGAGCTTTTGGTTGGAGCCCAAACACGTTACACATACATGTCTGGCTCTTGA